Below is a window of Halobaculum lipolyticum DNA.
GGTCTCGACCTCGAACGAGAGGTCCGCTCCCGGGACGCGCCGGAGGGTGTGCTCCGGCACGGTGCGACGCGGCGAATCCGGCGCGGTGTGGAACGCCGACCGCGGCGCGTGTGTATCGGTGTGGCGTGCGTCCGTGCGGTGCCGGGGGCGTGGGGCGGAGCGGGAGTGGGAGCGGGAGTTGCTCCGACCCGTTCGGGCGGATGGGCGGAAACGCCGTCGCCCGGCGGCCCCGGTTCGCTGGGGACTCGCTGTCCCCGAGCCCGCGAAGCCGAACCGGGACGACCGAAGCGGTCGCGTACCGGACACGCTGGGGGGGATGTGTCCGGCGGGGTTCGGACCCGCGGCACCTGTACCGGCGGCCGTTCGTTACTTCAACACGTCGTTCGAATTATCGGATCCGATTCTCCCGTGACCGACGGCGTTTAGCCGCCGCGCCGGGAGACGCGGACGTGTTCGACAGTACCCTCTCGGCGATCGGCGAGCGCGACTGGGACACCGGCGCGGTCGACGAGCCGGTCCGGATCGCGACCGTCGGCTGCGGCAACTACGCGCGGAGCGTCTCGCTGCCGGCGATGGCGGCGGGCGCGTACGCGACCCCGACGGTCGCCGTCAGCGGCGACCCCGACACGCGCGCGACGCTCGCCGACGAGTTCGACGTCACCGCCCTCGACTACGACGGGTACGAGGCGGGCGCCGCGACCGACGACTACGACGCGGTGTACGTCGCGACGCCGAACCGGCTCCACCTCCCGCACGCCGAGACCGCCGCACGGCACGGGAAACACGTGATCTGCGAGAAGCCGCTGGAGGCGACCGTCGAGCGCGCCGAGCGGCTCGTCGCCGCCTGCGACGACGCGGGCGTGCGGCTGATGACGGCCTACCGGATGCAGACGGACCCCGTGGTGCGCCGGCTCCGCGAGTTCGTCGCCGACGGCGGCATCGGTGCGGTACAGCGCGCGTTCGGCGACTTCACCTTCCCCGTGCTGGGCGGCGGCGGCGACCCCGACCAGTGGCGCCTCGACCGCGAGCTCGCGGGCGGCGGCGCGCTGTACGACGTCGGCGTCTACCCGATCAACACCGCGCGCTTCGTCGCCGGCGACGACCCCGCGGCCGTCTCGGCGACGACGCGCTCGCCCGACCCGGCGTTCGACGAGGTCGACCAACACGTCGACGTCCGCGTCGAGTTCGGCGGCGACGACGGCTGGGTCGGAAACTTCTCGGCGTCGTTCTCGGGGCAGTTCAACACGGAACTGGAACTGCTCGGCACCGACGGGAGGATCGCGGTCCGCTCGGCGTTCGAGCCGGGTGCCGACCGCGAGGTGACCGTCGAGACCGACGCCGGGACGCTCGAGTTCGCGGGGGCGGGCGCCGACGAGACCGTCGCGGAGTTCGACTACTTCGCCCACGCGGTCGCGACCGGCGCCGCCGTCGAACCCGACGGCGCCGACGGACTCGTGGACATGCGGACGCTGGCGGCGGTACAGGAGTCGGCAGCCTCGGGACAGCGGGTGGAACTGTAGCCGCGACGGCCCGCGGAGTCGACGGTGTGAGCGAGGCGCGAAACGAAGGTGGGTGGGCGGAGTGGAGTGGGGAGGCGGTGGTGTGCGCGTCCGGCGCGATGGACCCCTGATCGCGGAGCGGGCGCGCACGTCGCGTCGGGCGCGGCGGCGCGAGTTTGTTGCTTCGCCAGCTTGCGACGAGAAAAGCGTCGGTCAGCCGGCATCGGCGACTACCGGCGTGAACGACATAAAGCCTCCGGCAACGGTGCGGCG
It encodes the following:
- the gfo6 gene encoding D-xylose 1-dehydrogenase Gfo6: MFDSTLSAIGERDWDTGAVDEPVRIATVGCGNYARSVSLPAMAAGAYATPTVAVSGDPDTRATLADEFDVTALDYDGYEAGAATDDYDAVYVATPNRLHLPHAETAARHGKHVICEKPLEATVERAERLVAACDDAGVRLMTAYRMQTDPVVRRLREFVADGGIGAVQRAFGDFTFPVLGGGGDPDQWRLDRELAGGGALYDVGVYPINTARFVAGDDPAAVSATTRSPDPAFDEVDQHVDVRVEFGGDDGWVGNFSASFSGQFNTELELLGTDGRIAVRSAFEPGADREVTVETDAGTLEFAGAGADETVAEFDYFAHAVATGAAVEPDGADGLVDMRTLAAVQESAASGQRVEL